A genomic stretch from Nocardia wallacei includes:
- the rplS gene encoding 50S ribosomal protein L19: protein MNTLDFVDEKSLRTDVPDFRPGDTVNVHVKVIEGNKERIQVFKGAVIRRQGGGIRETFTVRKVSFGVGVERTFPVHSPNIDHIDVVTRGDVRRAKLYYLRDLRGKAAKIKEKR from the coding sequence ATGAACACCCTCGACTTCGTCGACGAAAAGTCGCTGCGCACCGATGTCCCCGACTTCCGGCCGGGCGACACCGTCAACGTGCACGTGAAGGTCATCGAAGGCAACAAGGAGCGCATCCAGGTCTTCAAGGGCGCCGTCATCCGGCGCCAGGGTGGCGGCATCCGCGAGACCTTCACGGTCCGCAAGGTGTCCTTCGGTGTCGGCGTCGAGCGCACCTTCCCGGTGCACAGCCCCAACATCGACCACATCGATGTCGTGACTCGCGGCGACGTCCGCCGGGCCAAGCTGTACTACCTGCGCGATCTGCGCGGCAAGGCCGCCAAGATCAAGGAAAAGCGCTGA
- the lepB gene encoding signal peptidase I translates to MADEIYSVRVSGADDERAGATTPRQRRARSKKQKKQRPFWQELPILIVIAAVIAALVVTFIGRPYVIPSQSMEPTLHGCAGCTGDRIYVEKLSYDFGDPGPGDVVVFVGPSNSWNKAYRSNRSGNVVVRGVQNFFSFFGLVPPDENDLVKRVIATGGQTVQCCDTEGRVLVDGKPLDEPYAHYNYPYQQGLPYAVKTAGGLSINPRGREFGPIKVPDGNVWVMGDNRNESADSRAHVDDEYSGTVPVDDIRGKAVFKIWPPNRIGPIRSQDPQS, encoded by the coding sequence GTGGCAGACGAAATCTACTCGGTGCGGGTATCCGGAGCGGATGACGAACGCGCAGGGGCAACCACGCCGAGGCAGCGGCGCGCGCGATCGAAGAAGCAGAAGAAGCAGCGCCCGTTCTGGCAGGAGCTGCCGATCCTCATCGTGATCGCCGCGGTGATCGCCGCGCTCGTGGTGACCTTCATCGGCCGCCCGTACGTGATCCCCTCGCAGTCGATGGAACCGACCCTGCACGGCTGCGCCGGCTGCACCGGCGACCGCATCTACGTCGAGAAGCTCAGCTACGACTTCGGCGATCCGGGCCCCGGCGACGTGGTGGTCTTCGTGGGGCCGAGCAACTCCTGGAACAAGGCCTACCGCTCCAACCGGTCCGGGAACGTCGTCGTGCGCGGGGTGCAGAACTTCTTCTCATTCTTCGGGCTGGTCCCGCCGGACGAGAACGACCTGGTGAAGCGCGTGATCGCGACGGGCGGGCAGACGGTGCAATGCTGCGACACCGAAGGCCGGGTGCTGGTCGACGGCAAACCGCTCGACGAGCCGTACGCGCACTACAACTACCCCTACCAGCAGGGTCTGCCGTACGCCGTGAAGACCGCGGGCGGTCTGTCGATCAATCCGCGCGGCCGGGAATTCGGCCCGATCAAGGTGCCCGACGGCAACGTCTGGGTGATGGGCGACAATCGCAACGAATCCGCCGACTCGCGTGCGCACGTCGACGACGAGTACTCCGGCACCGTGCCCGTCGACGACATCCGCGGCAAGGCGGTGTTCAAGATCTGGCCGCCGAACCGGATCGGGCCGATCCGTTCCCAGGATCCCCAGAGCTGA
- a CDS encoding ribonuclease HII, which yields MRPLAVRSGDWPPRVVMRKAGGLRTLEAALIRSGLGPVAGVDEAGRGCCAGPLVVASCLLAPKAYDSLADLDDSKKLTEATRERLFPIIKRRALAWQVVVIPAWEIDAIGIHVANIEGMRRAVAGLGVRPGYVLTDGFRVPGITVPSLPVIGGDAAAACIAAASILAKVTRDHIMVDMDRRLPGYGFAAHKGYNTPEHLAALRELGPSSEHRRSWRNVRLNGRAEVIDIQDELTEAELAVEMIEPDAEIAAPDMPGTRRVATGTAHAR from the coding sequence ATTCGACCCCTCGCTGTTCGCAGTGGCGACTGGCCGCCGCGGGTGGTGATGCGCAAGGCCGGTGGCCTGCGCACCCTGGAGGCGGCGCTGATCCGCAGCGGGCTCGGGCCGGTCGCGGGCGTGGACGAGGCCGGGCGCGGATGCTGCGCGGGCCCGCTGGTGGTGGCCTCGTGCCTGCTGGCGCCGAAGGCGTACGACTCGCTGGCCGACCTGGACGACTCCAAGAAACTCACGGAGGCGACCAGGGAACGGCTGTTCCCGATCATCAAGCGGCGGGCGCTCGCGTGGCAGGTCGTGGTGATCCCCGCCTGGGAGATCGACGCCATCGGCATCCACGTCGCCAACATCGAAGGTATGCGCCGGGCGGTGGCCGGACTGGGCGTCCGGCCCGGCTACGTGCTCACCGACGGATTCCGGGTGCCCGGCATCACGGTGCCGTCGCTACCGGTGATCGGCGGGGACGCGGCCGCGGCCTGCATCGCGGCGGCCAGCATTCTCGCGAAAGTGACCCGCGACCACATCATGGTCGATATGGACCGCCGCCTGCCCGGTTACGGTTTCGCCGCGCACAAGGGCTACAACACACCCGAACATCTGGCGGCCCTGCGAGAACTCGGCCCCAGCAGTGAACATCGCCGATCGTGGCGGAACGTGCGGCTCAACGGCCGAGCCGAGGTGATCGACATCCAGGACGAACTGACGGAGGCAGAGCTGGCGGTGGAAATGATCGAACCGGACGCGGAGATCGCCGCGCCGGACATGCCCGGAACCAGGCGAGTGGCTACCGGCACCGCCCATGCGAGATGA
- a CDS encoding DUF2469 domain-containing protein, which produces MSAEDLEKYETEMELSLYREYKDIVGQFSYVVETERRFYLANSVELRPQNADGEVYFEVRMSDAWVWDMYRPARFVKHVRVITFKDVNIEELEKPDLRLPE; this is translated from the coding sequence ATGAGCGCCGAGGACCTCGAGAAATACGAAACCGAGATGGAGCTCTCGCTGTATCGCGAGTACAAGGACATCGTCGGCCAGTTCTCGTACGTGGTGGAGACCGAACGCCGCTTCTACCTCGCCAACTCCGTCGAACTGCGACCGCAGAACGCCGATGGAGAGGTGTACTTCGAGGTACGCATGTCGGACGCGTGGGTGTGGGACATGTACCGGCCGGCTCGATTCGTGAAGCACGTGCGGGTCATCACGTTCAAGGATGTGAACATCGAGGAGTTGGAGAAACCTGACTTGAGGCTGCCCGAGTAG
- a CDS encoding YraN family protein, whose translation MAHNLALGAHGEELAAQFLREAGMEIIEQNWRCRYGELDLIGREGDVTAFIEVKTRSGVGFGIPAEAVTFTKQQRIRRLALLWLDEQPGPWRRIRFDVVSVLLVRHREPVIEHLPAVF comes from the coding sequence GTGGCACATAATCTGGCGCTCGGCGCACACGGGGAAGAGCTGGCCGCGCAGTTCCTGCGTGAGGCCGGTATGGAGATCATCGAGCAGAACTGGCGGTGCCGGTACGGCGAGCTGGATCTGATCGGGCGGGAGGGCGACGTCACCGCCTTCATCGAGGTGAAGACTCGATCGGGGGTGGGGTTCGGGATACCGGCAGAGGCGGTGACCTTCACCAAACAGCAGCGCATTCGGCGCCTGGCATTGCTGTGGCTCGACGAGCAACCGGGGCCGTGGCGGCGCATTCGCTTCGACGTGGTGTCGGTGCTGCTGGTTCGCCATCGCGAGCCGGTGATCGAGCATCTTCCGGCGGTGTTCTGA
- a CDS encoding YifB family Mg chelatase-like AAA ATPase has translation MALGRAYSVAVTGVDGQLVEIEADIGQGLPSVHLVGRPDTTLQESRDRVRAAVTNSGEKWPDGRVIMALSPATLPKIGSVYDLALATAVLDAGDAIPSTRLAGTVLLGELALDGRVRRVRGILPAVLAARGAGRSTVVVPECALAEAGLVDGVTVLGASTLRQLIDWLRGEAVLREPDGAPPPTQRTGGDLNEVVGQDEARWALEVAAAGGHHLLLTGPPGIGKTMLAQRLPGLLPPLTESESLEVTAIHSVAGTLPGDHPLITMPPFVAPHHSSSVSAMVGGGSGSARPGAVSRAHRGVLFLDECAEIGAKVLESLRTPLEEGEVRIARRDGVARYPARFQLILAANPCPCSPARDVDCICAPLARRRYLGKLSGPLMDRIDLWVQMVGQAAGAFASTEAESSETVRGRVEVARQAAVRRWAAYGWASNAEVPGHVLRQHFRLPRESLAPVESALRQGRMSARAADRAIRVAWTVCDLRGGDVPSTQDVLQALNFRQRGPS, from the coding sequence ATGGCGCTCGGCCGGGCATACTCGGTCGCCGTCACGGGAGTCGACGGGCAGCTGGTGGAGATCGAGGCCGATATCGGGCAGGGCTTGCCCTCGGTCCATCTGGTCGGGCGGCCCGACACCACGCTCCAGGAATCCAGGGACCGGGTACGGGCCGCCGTGACCAATTCCGGCGAGAAGTGGCCCGACGGCCGGGTCATCATGGCGCTGTCCCCGGCGACGCTGCCGAAGATCGGCAGTGTGTACGACCTGGCACTCGCCACGGCCGTGCTCGACGCCGGTGACGCGATCCCGTCCACGCGGCTCGCGGGCACCGTGCTACTCGGCGAATTGGCGCTGGACGGACGAGTACGCCGGGTACGCGGCATCCTTCCCGCGGTGCTGGCCGCGCGCGGTGCCGGCAGGTCCACAGTGGTGGTGCCGGAGTGCGCGCTGGCCGAGGCGGGCTTGGTGGACGGAGTCACTGTGCTGGGCGCGTCGACCCTGCGCCAGCTGATCGACTGGCTGCGCGGCGAGGCTGTGCTGCGCGAGCCGGACGGCGCGCCGCCGCCGACCCAGCGCACCGGCGGCGACCTCAACGAGGTGGTCGGGCAGGACGAGGCCCGCTGGGCGCTCGAAGTGGCCGCGGCGGGTGGCCATCACCTGCTGCTCACCGGCCCGCCCGGCATCGGCAAAACCATGCTGGCGCAGCGCCTTCCGGGCCTGTTGCCGCCGCTGACGGAATCGGAGTCGCTGGAGGTGACGGCGATCCACTCGGTCGCCGGAACGCTGCCGGGCGACCATCCGCTGATCACCATGCCGCCCTTCGTCGCGCCGCATCACTCGTCGTCGGTGAGCGCCATGGTCGGCGGCGGATCCGGTTCGGCGCGGCCCGGCGCGGTCAGCCGCGCTCATCGCGGCGTCCTGTTCCTCGACGAGTGCGCCGAGATCGGCGCCAAGGTGCTGGAGTCGCTGCGAACTCCGTTGGAGGAGGGCGAGGTACGCATCGCGCGCCGGGACGGGGTGGCCCGGTATCCCGCCCGGTTCCAGCTGATCCTGGCCGCCAACCCGTGCCCGTGCTCACCCGCCCGCGACGTGGATTGCATCTGTGCGCCGTTGGCGCGGCGGCGATACCTGGGCAAGCTGTCGGGTCCGCTGATGGACCGCATCGATCTCTGGGTCCAGATGGTCGGCCAGGCCGCCGGAGCCTTCGCCTCCACCGAAGCCGAGAGCAGCGAGACGGTACGCGGGCGCGTGGAGGTGGCGCGGCAGGCCGCGGTGCGGCGGTGGGCGGCGTACGGCTGGGCCTCCAACGCCGAGGTCCCCGGACATGTGCTGCGCCAACACTTCCGCTTGCCGCGCGAATCGCTGGCCCCGGTGGAGAGTGCGCTGCGACAGGGCCGCATGTCGGCTCGGGCGGCCGACCGTGCCATCCGGGTCGCCTGGACGGTGTGTGATCTGCGCGGTGGCGATGTGCCGAGCACGCAGGACGTGTTGCAGGCGTTGAACTTCCGGCAGCGCGGGCCGTCGTGA
- the dprA gene encoding DNA-processing protein DprA — translation MTVDTDERRLAWIYLSRVVGGPCAPLSALIERVGVVEAARAVRECDLPESLRGPTEARRGIDRAERDLEAVTGLGGRVVTPDDPEWPAWRLLGLNQLDPARDAGAAVPLVLWARGPLSLLDSTDRALAVVGARCSTGYGEHATAEIVGELAYGGWTIVSGAAFGIDGTAHRAALAVGGATVAVLACGVDRPYPAQHERLLAEITETGLVISEYPPGTAAHKHHFLARNRLIASLADGVLVVEAGLRSGARNTIKWARRLGRPTMAVPGPITSSASVGCHRMIREGETLLVSRAEEVLDELGPLRLPLPTTRSDPAEALDGDPALIYTVLPAVGSRSPLELAHHTALPLPAVRAALSALELGGLVALDENGWYRTHPAEPPHLDDPPTRALRPRSDLPPR, via the coding sequence ATGACCGTCGACACCGATGAGCGGCGCCTGGCGTGGATCTACCTGTCGCGGGTGGTCGGTGGACCCTGCGCGCCGCTGTCGGCGCTGATCGAACGAGTCGGTGTGGTCGAGGCGGCGCGGGCCGTGCGCGAATGCGATCTACCGGAGTCGCTGCGCGGCCCCACCGAGGCCCGCCGCGGAATCGACCGCGCCGAACGGGATCTGGAGGCCGTCACCGGTCTGGGTGGGCGCGTGGTGACGCCGGACGATCCCGAGTGGCCGGCCTGGCGCCTACTCGGCCTGAACCAACTCGACCCGGCGCGTGACGCCGGAGCCGCGGTCCCGCTGGTGCTCTGGGCACGTGGGCCACTGTCGCTGCTCGACTCGACGGACCGCGCGCTGGCCGTCGTCGGCGCCCGCTGCAGCACCGGCTACGGCGAACACGCGACCGCCGAGATCGTGGGCGAACTCGCCTACGGCGGTTGGACGATCGTGTCGGGCGCCGCCTTCGGCATCGACGGCACTGCCCACCGCGCGGCCCTGGCGGTCGGCGGCGCCACCGTCGCCGTCCTGGCCTGCGGTGTGGACCGGCCCTATCCCGCCCAGCACGAGCGCCTGCTCGCCGAGATAACCGAAACCGGCCTGGTGATCAGTGAATACCCGCCCGGCACCGCCGCGCACAAACACCACTTCCTCGCCCGCAACCGCCTGATCGCATCCCTCGCGGACGGCGTCCTGGTCGTCGAGGCGGGTCTGCGCAGCGGCGCCAGGAACACGATCAAATGGGCGCGACGCCTGGGCCGCCCCACGATGGCCGTCCCCGGCCCGATCACCTCATCCGCCTCGGTCGGCTGCCACCGCATGATCCGCGAAGGCGAAACACTGCTGGTAAGCCGAGCCGAAGAGGTCCTCGACGAACTGGGCCCACTGCGCCTCCCGCTCCCCACCACCCGATCGGACCCAGCCGAAGCCTTGGACGGCGATCCAGCCCTCATCTACACCGTTCTCCCCGCCGTAGGCTCCCGCAGCCCACTCGAACTAGCCCACCACACCGCGCTTCCCCTCCCCGCTGTCCGCGCAGCCCTGTCCGCCCTCGAACTGGGAGGCTTGGTAGCGCTGGACGAAAATGGTTGGTACCGAACGCATCCCGCCGAACCACCCCACCTCGACGACCCTCCCACCCGAGCCCTCCGCCCGCGCTCGGATCTACCGCCTCGCTAG
- a CDS encoding GlxA family transcriptional regulator, producing the protein MRRHRVVALVNPPQSPFELGCAAEVFGTVRPGLPAHYDFRICAERPGPVQTTAGYAMLVDADLSALREADTVVLPGWQPPATPASSTVVEALRTAHRRGARIVAICTGAFVLAQTGLLDGRSATTHWRHADRLASDFPEVELASDVLYVDHGDVATSAGTGAGIDLCLHLVRSDHGAAHAAQIARHMVLPPHREGSQLQYATQPAPARADESLAPLLDWATSRLDAPLTVDRLARHAGLSTRTLARRFTDQLGTSPGQWLLGRRLDAARALLEQTDLPVEAVAARVGLASAVNLRRHFREHLGTTPGAYRRTFSETP; encoded by the coding sequence ATGCGTCGTCATCGGGTGGTGGCACTCGTCAATCCGCCGCAGTCGCCGTTCGAGTTGGGCTGTGCGGCGGAGGTATTCGGTACCGTGCGGCCGGGCCTTCCGGCCCACTACGACTTCCGAATCTGCGCCGAGCGGCCCGGGCCCGTGCAGACCACCGCCGGCTACGCGATGCTCGTCGACGCGGACCTGTCGGCGTTGCGGGAGGCGGACACCGTCGTCCTGCCGGGTTGGCAGCCACCGGCCACGCCCGCGTCTTCGACCGTGGTGGAGGCGTTGCGTACCGCTCACCGGCGCGGGGCGCGGATCGTCGCCATCTGCACGGGAGCGTTCGTCCTCGCGCAGACCGGACTGCTCGACGGCCGCAGCGCCACCACCCACTGGCGCCACGCCGATCGACTCGCCTCCGACTTCCCCGAGGTGGAGCTGGCCTCGGACGTGCTCTACGTGGACCACGGCGATGTGGCGACGAGCGCCGGAACCGGTGCAGGCATCGACTTGTGCCTGCACCTCGTGCGGTCCGACCACGGCGCGGCGCATGCCGCCCAGATCGCCCGGCACATGGTGCTGCCGCCGCATCGAGAGGGCAGCCAGCTCCAGTACGCGACCCAGCCCGCCCCCGCCAGGGCCGACGAGTCACTGGCACCGCTGCTGGATTGGGCCACCTCCCGTCTCGATGCCCCGCTGACCGTCGACCGCCTCGCCAGGCACGCCGGGCTGTCGACCCGAACTCTCGCCCGCCGCTTCACCGACCAGCTAGGCACCAGTCCGGGCCAATGGCTACTCGGTCGGCGCCTCGACGCCGCGCGCGCCCTGCTGGAGCAAACCGATCTCCCGGTAGAAGCCGTGGCCGCCCGAGTCGGCCTCGCCTCGGCAGTCAACCTCCGCCGCCACTTCCGAGAACACCTCGGCACCACCCCCGGCGCCTACCGCCGCACCTTCAGCGAAACCCCGTAA
- a CDS encoding alpha/beta fold hydrolase yields MSESTETEVVRKEVRVDGETTSYLTAGRDGPPVLLLHGTYWSRVWLPILEPLAAAGFRPIAVDFPGLGHSGGELTLETASVPALAQWVPRFAAALGLAEPIAVAGHDIGGAVAQHLLTRDWPISRLALVNSVAYDSWPAPHVARFRDPEVIAATTAEELLTARREAVTRDLAGAATPPLVADYLEPWTDPRVRRSWLAMVGAADSRHTLDLVPALRRSTTPKLLIWGEDDRFEKIEYAEKLVSEIPHTALVRIPNAAHIPTENAPGRVSRALVDFLTA; encoded by the coding sequence ATGAGCGAATCCACGGAAACGGAAGTGGTGAGAAAAGAAGTCCGTGTCGACGGCGAGACGACCTCCTACCTGACCGCAGGCCGCGACGGTCCTCCGGTGTTGCTTCTGCACGGGACCTACTGGAGCCGAGTGTGGTTGCCGATACTGGAACCCCTCGCCGCGGCCGGGTTCCGTCCGATCGCGGTCGATTTCCCGGGACTGGGTCATTCGGGAGGCGAACTCACGCTGGAAACCGCCAGTGTCCCGGCCCTGGCGCAGTGGGTGCCGCGTTTCGCAGCCGCGCTGGGCCTCGCCGAGCCGATCGCCGTGGCAGGCCACGACATCGGCGGCGCTGTCGCTCAACATCTGCTCACTCGCGACTGGCCGATATCCCGGCTCGCCTTGGTCAACTCCGTCGCCTACGACTCCTGGCCCGCGCCGCACGTGGCCCGATTCCGCGACCCGGAGGTCATCGCGGCCACCACCGCCGAAGAACTCCTCACCGCCCGCCGCGAGGCGGTGACCAGAGATCTGGCCGGTGCCGCCACCCCACCGCTGGTCGCCGACTATCTGGAGCCGTGGACCGATCCACGCGTCCGCCGTTCCTGGCTGGCCATGGTGGGCGCGGCCGACAGCCGCCACACCCTCGACCTCGTTCCCGCATTGCGCCGCTCCACGACCCCCAAACTGCTGATCTGGGGCGAGGACGATCGCTTCGAGAAGATCGAGTACGCCGAAAAGCTCGTCTCGGAGATCCCGCACACCGCCCTCGTGCGCATCCCGAATGCCGCACACATCCCGACGGAGAACGCTCCCGGCCGAGTATCTCGCGCCCTTGTCGACTTCCTCACGGCGTAG
- a CDS encoding tyrosine recombinase XerC gives MADLPEDLSALLDEYGRHLRLGRNRSAHTVRAYLGDARSLLEHLLSRSPDSGVAEVDLPLLRSWLAEQAGGGAARTTMARRASAARTFTAWLTHTGRLAVDPGPRLGSARAHRVLPAVLGLEQASTAMKAAESGAAQHDPMALRDRLIVEMLYATGIRVSELCGLDIDDVDRERRLVRVLGKGNKERSVPFGLPADHALEAWLRSGRPSFATADSGRALLLGRRGRRLDQRQARTVVHEVVAAIPGAPDMGPHGLRHTAATHLLEGGADLRVVQELLGHASMATTQLYTHVSIDRLRKVHDQAHPRA, from the coding sequence ATGGCCGACCTGCCCGAGGACCTTTCCGCTCTGCTCGACGAGTACGGGCGGCACCTGCGACTCGGACGGAACCGGTCGGCGCACACCGTGCGTGCCTACCTCGGCGATGCGCGCTCGTTGCTCGAACATCTGCTGTCGCGGTCGCCGGATTCCGGTGTGGCCGAGGTGGATCTGCCGCTGCTGCGGTCCTGGCTGGCCGAGCAGGCCGGCGGCGGCGCGGCGCGCACCACGATGGCCCGCCGGGCCTCGGCGGCGCGGACATTCACCGCGTGGCTCACCCACACCGGGCGGCTCGCGGTCGATCCGGGACCGCGGCTGGGTTCGGCCAGAGCCCACCGGGTGCTGCCCGCGGTGCTCGGCCTGGAGCAGGCGAGCACAGCCATGAAAGCCGCCGAATCCGGTGCCGCGCAACATGATCCGATGGCGTTACGGGACCGGCTGATCGTCGAGATGCTGTACGCGACCGGCATCCGGGTGAGTGAGCTGTGCGGGCTGGACATCGATGACGTGGACCGCGAACGCCGCTTGGTGCGGGTGCTCGGCAAGGGCAACAAGGAGCGCTCGGTCCCGTTCGGATTGCCCGCCGACCACGCCCTGGAGGCCTGGCTGCGCTCCGGTCGCCCGTCCTTCGCGACCGCCGACTCCGGCCGCGCTCTGCTGCTCGGCCGCCGCGGCCGCCGCCTCGATCAGCGCCAGGCCAGAACGGTGGTGCACGAGGTGGTCGCGGCCATCCCCGGCGCTCCCGACATGGGCCCGCACGGCCTGCGCCACACCGCCGCCACCCACCTGCTGGAGGGCGGTGCCGACCTGCGAGTAGTCCAGGAACTCCTCGGCCACGCGAGCATGGCCACCACCCAGCTCTACACCCACGTCTCCATCGACCGCCTGAGAAAAGTCCACGACCAGGCCCATCCCCGCGCCTGA
- a CDS encoding DUF1990 family protein: protein MPDSSDTPPFTYAETGAANGEFPPGYHHFRLRRRIGYGRPLFESAGNEILAYRMQHGTGIFHSASTPTAEPGTLLTVRLGPRPVGIVAPCRVVYVLDEPNRRGFAYGTLPGHPEIGEELFAAEYDPADDAVYGLIAAFSRPGAWYTRLAGPIGRLAQRYFAGRYIDAVRPR from the coding sequence ATGCCCGATTCGAGCGACACTCCCCCGTTCACCTATGCCGAAACCGGTGCCGCCAATGGAGAATTCCCACCTGGTTACCACCATTTTCGGCTGCGCCGCCGCATCGGCTACGGGCGGCCGCTGTTCGAGTCGGCGGGCAACGAGATCCTCGCGTATCGAATGCAGCACGGCACCGGCATCTTCCACTCGGCGAGCACCCCCACCGCCGAGCCCGGCACGCTGCTGACCGTCCGGCTCGGCCCGCGCCCCGTCGGCATCGTCGCCCCGTGCCGAGTCGTCTACGTCCTCGACGAGCCGAACCGCCGCGGCTTCGCCTACGGCACACTGCCCGGCCATCCGGAGATCGGCGAAGAACTCTTCGCCGCGGAATACGACCCCGCCGACGACGCGGTATACGGCCTGATCGCCGCCTTCTCCCGCCCCGGCGCCTGGTACACCCGCCTCGCCGGACCGATCGGCCGTCTGGCACAACGCTATTTCGCGGGCCGGTACATCGACGCCGTCCGTCCCCGCTAG
- a CDS encoding siderophore-interacting protein — protein sequence MARPRHSFVVSRTERLTDHLIRVYLGGPGFASFQPNGYTDAYVKLAFPAADGETVRTYTVRAIDPNAQEIAIDFVYHGDEGVAGPWAASAQPGDGIELMGPGGAYSPNPEARWHLLAGDEAALPAIASACAALAPDAVGRVFVEVAGPADELEFDRPAGVELTWVHRGDGVPGEALAAAVRAEPWRDGQVHVFIHGEAEAVMHDLRPYIRKERGVPAAWASISGYWRRGRTEETFREWKRELAEREGTVPAGR from the coding sequence TTGGCTCGCCCCCGTCACAGCTTCGTGGTCAGCCGTACCGAACGCCTGACCGACCACCTGATCCGGGTCTACCTCGGTGGACCGGGTTTCGCATCCTTCCAGCCCAACGGCTACACCGACGCCTACGTGAAATTGGCTTTCCCCGCCGCGGACGGCGAAACCGTGCGCACGTACACGGTGCGCGCGATCGACCCGAACGCGCAGGAGATCGCCATCGATTTCGTCTACCACGGCGACGAGGGCGTCGCCGGACCGTGGGCCGCGTCGGCCCAGCCCGGTGACGGGATCGAGCTCATGGGTCCCGGCGGGGCCTATTCGCCCAACCCCGAGGCGCGGTGGCATCTGCTGGCCGGCGACGAGGCCGCACTGCCCGCCATCGCGTCCGCCTGCGCCGCACTGGCGCCCGACGCGGTGGGCCGGGTCTTCGTCGAGGTCGCCGGTCCCGCGGACGAACTCGAATTCGACCGTCCCGCAGGCGTCGAGCTGACCTGGGTGCATCGCGGCGACGGTGTGCCGGGCGAGGCGCTCGCCGCGGCCGTCCGGGCCGAGCCCTGGCGCGACGGGCAGGTGCACGTGTTCATCCACGGCGAGGCCGAAGCGGTCATGCACGACCTGCGCCCCTACATCCGCAAGGAGCGCGGTGTCCCCGCGGCGTGGGCGTCGATCTCCGGATACTGGCGCCGCGGCCGCACGGAGGAGACCTTCCGCGAGTGGAAGCGCGAACTCGCCGAACGCGAGGGCACGGTCCCGGCCGGACGCTGA
- a CDS encoding M23 family metallopeptidase: MRRVIVFVLGWLLLPVLLPAPEADAAPGAVFGWPLQPRPPVLRRFDKPPQDWLPGHRGVDLGGSAGQAVLAAGEGVVAFAGEVGGKPVVSVDHPGGLRTTYEPVRAAVTLGHRVSRGSVLGVLEAGHAGCDGACLHWGVRRGREYLDPLALIRAVPLRLKPVEAA; encoded by the coding sequence ATGCGCCGGGTGATCGTGTTCGTGCTGGGGTGGCTGTTGCTGCCGGTTCTGCTGCCCGCGCCCGAGGCCGATGCGGCGCCGGGCGCGGTCTTCGGGTGGCCGTTGCAGCCGCGGCCGCCGGTGCTGCGCCGGTTCGACAAGCCGCCGCAGGACTGGCTGCCCGGGCATCGCGGAGTGGATCTCGGCGGGAGCGCCGGGCAGGCCGTGCTGGCCGCGGGTGAGGGAGTGGTCGCCTTCGCCGGGGAGGTCGGTGGCAAACCCGTGGTGTCGGTCGATCATCCTGGCGGCCTGCGCACCACATACGAGCCGGTACGTGCCGCAGTTACGTTGGGGCACAGGGTTTCCCGAGGTTCGGTGCTCGGAGTGCTGGAGGCCGGTCACGCGGGGTGCGACGGCGCGTGCCTGCACTGGGGAGTCCGGCGGGGGCGGGAGTACCTGGACCCCCTCGCGCTGATCCGCGCTGTGCCGCTGCGATTGAAACCGGTGGAGGCGGCGTGA